The following DNA comes from Candidatus Desulfofervidus auxilii.
AAGCATCTTTTACAACACTTACAATAATTTCAATTTGCTCTTGTATAGCTGACCTCACTTCACTAGAACTAATAGTTAAAGTATGCGGTATACCACTAATAAGATTTCTCCCTTTTATTTCTATTGTTCTTTCTTCATCCTCTGGAAATGCTGTGCCAATATTAATCTTTACTTGTTCAGCAGTATGTTCTCCAATAAGCAGATTATATTTATGCTTGACATATTGAACAATAGCTTCATCCATTTTATTTCCAGCTACTCTAACAGATTTACTATAAACAACCCCTGCTAATGAAATTACAGCTACTTCTGTTGTACCACCACCAATATCTACTACCATATTGGCTTTTGGTTCAGTAATAGGTAATCCAGCTCCAATAGCTGCAGCCATTGGTTCTTCTACTAAATATACCTCTCTTGCACCAGCCAATTCAGCAGCTTCCTTAACTGCTCGTTTTTCTACTTCTGTAATTCCTGATGGAATGGCAATTACAACTCGTGGGCGAATAAGACTACGCCGATTATGCACTTTACGAATAAAAAAACGAAGCATTTCTTGTGCTACTTCAAAATCAGCAATAACTCCATCCTTTAAAGGTCTTATAGCCAAAATATTACCTGGTGTTTTTCCTAACATAGATTTAGCTTCTTTACCCACAGCTAA
Coding sequences within:
- a CDS encoding rod shape-determining protein; the protein is MILDYIVGWFSDDLALDLGTANTLVYVKGKGIVLNEPSVVAVKKDNRGNNKVLAVGKEAKSMLGKTPGNILAIRPLKDGVIADFEVAQEMLRFFIRKVHNRRSLIRPRVVIAIPSGITEVEKRAVKEAAELAGAREVYLVEEPMAAAIGAGLPITEPKANMVVDIGGGTTEVAVISLAGVVYSKSVRVAGNKMDEAIVQYVKHKYNLLIGEHTAEQVKINIGTAFPEDEERTIEIKGRNLISGIPHTLTISSSEVRSAIQEQIEIIVSVVKDALEQTPPQLAADIVDQGIMLTGGGALLRGMDKLLREKTQLPVFIAEDPLSTVVLGAGKALENIDILREVAIT